A stretch of Pseudochaenichthys georgianus unplaced genomic scaffold, fPseGeo1.2 scaffold_167_arrow_ctg1, whole genome shotgun sequence DNA encodes these proteins:
- the LOC139432878 gene encoding zinc finger protein 420-like, producing MDGIELVQKPKGRERRHSCQQCDKSFTISGNLKRHLLIHTGEKPYSCVECGTSFTTSGNLKKHQRIHTGEKPYSCEYCGTSFTKSGNLKKHQRIHTGEKPYSCEECGKTFSASGTLKIHQRIHTGEKPYSCEYCGTTFTTSGNLKIHQRIHTGEKPYWCEECGTTFTTSGNLKIHQRIHTGEKPYWCEECGTTFRESSALKSHQRIHTGEKPYSCEDCGTSFTTSGSLKSHHHIHTGEKPYSCEDCGTSFTTSGALNSHHRIHTGEKPYSCEDCGTTFRESGALISHQRIHTGEKPYSCEECGTSFTTSGNLTKHQRIHTGEKPYSCEECGTTFSESGALKIHQRIHTGEKPYSCEDCGKTFAQSGNLKSHHRIHTGEKPYCCEDCEKTFAQSSALKKHQRIHTREKTYSWEECGKKRSGHQVNSQSITMNVLYPYIGARDLCVYVEILLRFYWL from the exons aaaccgaaaggaagagagagacgtcacagctgtcagcaatgtgacaaATCATTTACAATATCTGGAAATTTAAAGCGCCACCTGcttattcatactggagaaaaaccgtacagctgtgtagagtgtgggacaagtttcactacatcaggtaaTCTCAAaaaacatcaacgtattcacactggggaaaaaccgtacagctgtgaataCTGTGGGACAAGTTTCACTAAATCAGGTAATCTCAAaaaacatcaacgtattcacactggagagaagccgtacagctgtgaagagtgtgggaaaacattcTCTGCATCAGGTACTCTCAAaatacatcaacgtattcacactggagaaaaaccgtacagctgtgaatactgtgggacaactttcactacatcaggtaatctcaaaatacatcaacgtattcacactggagaaaaaccgtactggtgtgaagagtgtgggacaactttcactacatcaggtaatctcaaaatacatcaacgtattcacactggagaaaaaccgtactggtgtgaagagtgtgggacaacattCAGGGAATCAagtgctctcaaatcacatcaacgtattcacactggagagaagccgtacagctgtgaagactgTGGGACAAGTTTCACTACATCAGGttctctcaaatcacatcaccatattcacactggagagaagccgtacagctgtgaagactgTGGGACAAgtttcactacatcaggtgctctcaattcacatcaccgtattcacactggagaaaaaccatacAGCTGTGAAGACTGTGGGACAACATTCAGGGAATCGGGTGCTCTCAtatcacatcaacgtattcacactggagagaagccgtacagctgtgaagagtgtgggacaagtttcactacatcaggtaaTCTAACaaaacatcaacgtattcacactggagaaaaaccgtacagctgtgaagagtgtgggacaacattCAGTgaatcaggtgctctcaaaatacatcaacgtattcacactggagagaagccgtacagctgtgaagactgTGGGAAAACTTTCGCTCAATCAGGtaatctcaaatcacatcaccgtattcacactggagaaaaaccatacTGCTGTGAAGACTGTGAGAAAACTTTCGCTCAatcaagtgctctcaaaaaacATCAGCGTATTCATACTAGAGAGAAAACGTACAGCTgggaagagtgtgggaaaaaacGTTCAGGACATCAAGTAAACTCACAATCCATCaccatgaatgttttatatccat ataTCGGAGCGAGagatctgtgtgtgtatgtggaaatcctccttcgattctattggctctaa